In Micromonospora purpureochromogenes, a single window of DNA contains:
- a CDS encoding class I SAM-dependent methyltransferase, with the protein MTRLDRVEQTTRGRFTGPPLTPRTAVIWSVLAAELDRRADAELTVLDVGGGTGGFAVPLAQAGHRVTVVDASPDALAALTRRAAEAGVAARVRAVQGDGDALAGLVEPASADLVLCHSVLEVVDDPTPVVTALAAALRPGGAASVLVAGRAAAVLARAMNGHLDVAAALAAAPDGSAGPRDTLRRRFDADGAAALLRAAGLTVEEIHGVRVLADLLPAAVADGQPGNLVELERALAARSPYRDLAAQLHLFARRPA; encoded by the coding sequence TCATCTGGTCGGTCCTCGCCGCCGAGCTGGACCGACGTGCCGACGCCGAACTGACCGTGCTCGACGTCGGCGGCGGGACCGGCGGCTTCGCCGTCCCGCTCGCCCAGGCCGGGCACCGGGTCACCGTGGTCGACGCCAGCCCCGACGCGCTCGCCGCGCTGACCCGCCGGGCCGCCGAGGCCGGGGTCGCCGCCCGGGTACGCGCCGTGCAGGGCGACGGCGACGCCCTGGCCGGGCTGGTCGAACCGGCCAGCGCCGACCTGGTGCTCTGCCACTCCGTGCTGGAGGTGGTCGACGACCCGACGCCGGTGGTCACCGCGCTGGCCGCCGCGCTGCGACCCGGGGGCGCGGCCAGCGTGCTGGTCGCCGGCCGGGCCGCCGCCGTGCTGGCCCGGGCGATGAACGGCCACCTGGACGTCGCCGCCGCGCTCGCCGCCGCCCCGGACGGCTCCGCCGGGCCGCGGGACACCCTGCGCCGGCGCTTCGACGCCGACGGCGCCGCCGCGCTGTTGCGCGCCGCCGGGCTCACCGTCGAGGAGATCCACGGGGTACGCGTCCTCGCCGACCTGCTTCCCGCCGCCGTGGCCGACGGCCAGCCGGGCAACCTGGTCGAGCTGGAGCGGGCTCTCGCCGCCCGGTCGCCGTACCGGGACCTCGCCGCCCAGCTGCACCTGTTCGCCCGCCGGCCGGCATGA
- a CDS encoding alkaline phosphatase family protein, with amino-acid sequence MTSAAPPDPLDVVAPRYGGGSLADVVPSVLAVLGVPGAVDLLGLTPRLAGVRRIAVLLVDGLGWYQIPTAAPYAPTLAGLAATVGRPLTSGFPSTTPTSLVSFGAGVAPGSHGVLGFTVRVPGTDRVLNHIEWAGDPEPLTWQPVRTQWERARAAGVAVTVVSRPEFAGSGLTLAANRGGDYRGAAGVDALAATMLAALAAGPGPTLVSGYHPDLDRHGHLTGVDSAPWRIAAAEVDALLARLVDGLPPDAALLVTADHGQLDVPAAHRFDLDTDSRLRAGVQVVAGEPRVRYLHVEPGAVDDVVAAWSAVLGPAARVETRDEAVAAGRFGPVPEEHLRRVGDVVVTCHGTYAVLASRSEPPAVSRLVAYHGADTAAELTIPLLVVRG; translated from the coding sequence ATGACCTCGGCGGCACCGCCCGATCCGCTGGACGTCGTGGCGCCCCGCTACGGCGGCGGCAGCCTCGCCGACGTGGTGCCCAGCGTGCTGGCGGTGCTCGGCGTGCCCGGCGCGGTCGACCTGCTCGGGCTCACCCCCCGGCTGGCCGGGGTGCGGCGGATCGCCGTGCTCCTGGTCGACGGGCTCGGCTGGTACCAGATCCCGACGGCCGCGCCGTACGCGCCAACCCTGGCCGGGCTCGCCGCCACCGTCGGTCGGCCGTTGACCTCGGGTTTTCCCTCCACCACCCCGACCAGCCTGGTGAGCTTCGGCGCGGGCGTCGCGCCCGGGTCGCACGGGGTGCTCGGCTTCACCGTCCGGGTGCCCGGCACCGACCGGGTGCTCAACCACATCGAGTGGGCCGGCGACCCGGAGCCGCTGACCTGGCAGCCGGTCCGTACCCAGTGGGAGCGGGCCCGGGCGGCCGGCGTCGCGGTGACCGTGGTCAGCCGCCCCGAGTTCGCCGGCAGCGGGTTGACCCTGGCCGCCAACCGGGGCGGTGACTACCGGGGCGCCGCCGGGGTGGACGCCCTGGCGGCGACGATGCTCGCCGCGCTCGCCGCCGGCCCCGGACCGACCCTGGTCTCCGGCTACCACCCCGACCTGGACCGGCACGGTCACCTGACCGGCGTCGACTCCGCGCCGTGGCGGATCGCCGCCGCCGAGGTGGACGCGCTGCTCGCCCGGCTCGTCGACGGGCTGCCGCCGGACGCCGCGCTGCTGGTCACCGCCGACCACGGGCAGCTCGACGTGCCCGCCGCGCACCGCTTCGACCTGGACACCGACTCCCGGCTGCGGGCCGGGGTGCAGGTCGTCGCCGGGGAGCCGCGGGTGCGCTACCTGCACGTGGAGCCGGGCGCCGTCGACGACGTGGTGGCCGCCTGGTCGGCAGTGCTCGGCCCGGCCGCCCGGGTGGAGACCCGGGACGAGGCGGTGGCCGCCGGGCGGTTCGGCCCGGTGCCGGAGGAGCACCTGCGGCGCGTCGGCGACGTCGTGGTGACCTGCCACGGCACGTACGCCGTGCTGGCCAGCCGCTCCGAGCCGCCCGCGGTGTCCCGGCTGGTGGCGTACCACGGGGCGGACACGGCGGCGGAGCTGACCATCCCGCTGCTGGTGGTGCGGGGCTGA
- a CDS encoding DNA polymerase IV yields MGRSQSLPRGGDPRFGPDADDSGSPILHVDMDAFFASVEVRRRPELRGRPVVVGGVGPRGVVSSASYEARRYGVRSAMPTMRARALCPHAVYLPPDFAQYTAASRAVMQIFRDVTPLVEPLSLDEAFLDVAGARRLFGPPAEIARRIRERVAAEQELTCSVGVAPTKFVAKLGSTRAKPDGLLVVPADRVLEFLHPLPVGALWGVGERSAETLRRLGLNTIGDLAEAPYGMLRKAVGEASASHLHELASGRDPRTVSPEHVEKSIGAEVTFDADVADPVEIRRALLALSDKVGARMRRAGQVGRTVSLKVRLADFRTVNRSRTLGVSTDTAREIFDTAWALYTVLDPAERVRLVGVRMEGLAGVTETPQQLTLGAPERGWREAEAAADAAAARFGRSVIGPASLLGKRDTRRGENPTRP; encoded by the coding sequence GTGGGTCGGAGCCAGTCGTTGCCGCGCGGCGGTGACCCGCGCTTCGGGCCGGACGCCGACGACTCCGGCAGCCCGATCCTGCACGTCGACATGGACGCCTTCTTCGCCTCGGTGGAGGTGCGTCGCCGCCCCGAGCTGCGCGGCCGGCCCGTGGTGGTCGGTGGCGTCGGGCCCCGCGGCGTGGTCAGCTCCGCCAGCTACGAGGCCCGGCGGTACGGCGTCCGCAGCGCCATGCCCACCATGCGCGCCCGGGCGCTCTGCCCGCACGCGGTCTACCTCCCGCCCGACTTCGCGCAGTACACGGCGGCCTCCCGGGCGGTCATGCAGATCTTCCGGGACGTCACCCCGCTGGTCGAGCCGCTCTCCCTGGACGAGGCGTTCCTCGACGTGGCCGGCGCCCGGCGGCTGTTCGGGCCGCCGGCCGAGATCGCCCGCCGGATCCGCGAACGGGTGGCGGCCGAGCAGGAGCTGACCTGTTCGGTCGGGGTGGCCCCGACCAAGTTCGTGGCGAAGCTCGGCTCCACCCGGGCCAAGCCGGACGGCCTGCTCGTGGTGCCGGCCGATCGGGTGCTGGAGTTCCTGCACCCGCTGCCGGTCGGCGCGCTCTGGGGGGTGGGGGAGCGCTCCGCCGAGACGCTGCGCCGGCTGGGCCTGAACACCATCGGCGACCTGGCCGAGGCGCCGTACGGCATGCTCCGCAAGGCGGTCGGCGAGGCGTCCGCCAGCCACCTGCACGAGTTGGCCTCGGGGCGCGACCCGCGCACGGTCAGCCCCGAGCACGTGGAGAAGTCGATCGGCGCCGAGGTGACCTTCGACGCCGACGTCGCCGACCCGGTGGAGATCCGCCGTGCCCTGCTCGCCCTCAGTGACAAGGTCGGCGCCCGAATGCGCCGGGCCGGGCAGGTCGGCCGGACGGTCTCGCTCAAGGTCCGGCTGGCCGACTTCCGCACGGTCAACCGGTCCCGCACCCTCGGCGTGTCCACCGACACCGCGCGGGAGATCTTCGACACCGCCTGGGCGCTCTACACCGTTCTCGACCCCGCCGAGCGCGTCCGCCTGGTCGGCGTACGAATGGAGGGGCTGGCCGGGGTGACGGAGACGCCACAGCAGCTGACCCTCGGCGCGCCCGAGCGCGGCTGGCGGGAGGCGGAAGCTGCCGCCGACGCCGCGGCTGCCCGTTTCGGGCGGTCCGTCATAGGTCCGGCCAGTCTGCTCGGCAAGCGTGATACCCGTAGAGGCGAAAATCCGACCCGGCCGTAG
- a CDS encoding DUF3040 domain-containing protein — protein MPLSEHEQRLFEQIERSLAEDPKFASAVRASDPRFHARRRLLVAAGVVVVGLALLVYGAVIKTPPLAVAGFVVMLAALGYAVQSHRRSQSPDLHVVGGTTSRRRPRGRAGGRRPSLLDRMEDRWRQRPEGHR, from the coding sequence GTGCCGCTCTCGGAGCACGAGCAGCGGCTGTTCGAGCAGATCGAGCGGTCGCTTGCCGAGGACCCCAAATTCGCCTCGGCCGTGCGCGCCAGCGACCCGCGTTTCCACGCGCGGCGTCGCCTGCTCGTCGCTGCCGGCGTGGTCGTCGTCGGACTGGCCCTGTTGGTCTACGGCGCGGTGATCAAGACTCCGCCGCTGGCAGTGGCGGGCTTCGTCGTCATGCTGGCCGCGCTGGGCTACGCGGTGCAGTCGCATCGCCGGTCGCAGTCACCCGACCTGCACGTGGTGGGTGGCACGACGAGTCGCCGTCGTCCGCGCGGGCGCGCGGGTGGTCGACGGCCGTCGCTGCTGGACCGCATGGAGGACCGGTGGCGGCAGCGTCCGGAGGGACATCGCTGA
- a CDS encoding transglutaminase TgpA family protein, with product MIASRNLGFVAAAATLLAAAPLSSIFQRWTWLIEAAIAVAVVAGVAALTRLVRAPLWGQVLGMLAGLLLALTWLFPGGTELVAFLPTPATLAHFGELLQGSVQDMRSYGVEVPDTTPLLFITVLGVGSVAIMVDVLAVGLRRPALAGLPMLAIYSVPVAVYVDSVPALPFVVGASGYLWLLVTDNVDRVRRFGRRFTGEGRDVDVWESSPLAAAGRRLAVVGVALAVVLPLAVPGMTGGLLNQVDSTGNGTGNGRPGQGGSPGRIDLFAALSGQLNQSEVAEMVKVTTTEPSPFYLRFGVADELRPDGFRVRPPNGRRVDRDLPAPPARQGAEQQRYQATVEVTRNLEMPLVPVYADPVNVDGLSGNWLYDSNLGVVFSNRDNSRGKRYSFEYVRSTFTPSALRRARSLPAEHPIAVQQTRRPAVQQVDLLVSRLVEGKQNDYDKVRAIYDYFSRDNGFSYSLSTKGGTSGEEIVDFLTNKVGYCQQYAAAMAWLVRSAGIPARVAFGFTNGTSADDDTYVLTNRNLHAWTEVYFDQLGWVPFDATPAYAVQGANRSAWAPDSDAPDPEPSETSAPGASPEDPAATAGPDREDAADRDTDAGFDAAGGAPTRRAPSWPWWTAGAVLVLIALLCLPALRRMALRRRRHGRPARAVAAVAGAGGPDGAGGAGADAPGMVVLGADHDRARADAHAAWDELLDTLVDYRVRVDHTETPRATAERLAREAVADDTASAAAVRLLGRAEERARYARDPLTGEPLHRALTTVRGAIAARSDRRTRFLATVLPPSVLLRWRLAAADSSSRLVASGGRTRSRLLRWNPRRLLANRSTRHA from the coding sequence GTGATCGCGTCCCGGAACCTCGGCTTCGTGGCCGCCGCGGCGACTCTGCTCGCCGCGGCGCCGCTGTCTTCGATCTTCCAGCGCTGGACCTGGCTGATCGAGGCCGCCATCGCGGTGGCCGTGGTCGCCGGGGTGGCCGCGCTGACCCGGCTGGTCCGGGCTCCCCTGTGGGGCCAGGTGCTGGGCATGCTGGCCGGCCTGCTGCTCGCCCTGACCTGGCTCTTCCCGGGCGGCACCGAGCTGGTCGCGTTCCTGCCCACGCCGGCCACCCTGGCCCACTTCGGCGAGCTGTTGCAGGGCTCGGTGCAGGACATGCGCTCGTACGGCGTCGAGGTGCCGGACACCACCCCGCTGCTGTTCATCACCGTGCTCGGGGTGGGCTCGGTGGCGATCATGGTGGACGTGCTCGCGGTGGGGCTGCGCCGTCCGGCGCTGGCCGGCCTGCCGATGCTGGCGATCTACTCGGTGCCGGTGGCGGTCTACGTGGACAGCGTGCCCGCGCTGCCGTTCGTGGTCGGCGCCTCCGGCTACCTGTGGCTGCTGGTCACCGACAACGTCGACCGGGTACGCCGGTTCGGCCGCCGGTTCACCGGCGAGGGACGAGACGTCGACGTCTGGGAGTCCTCCCCGCTGGCCGCGGCCGGCCGCCGGCTGGCGGTGGTGGGCGTGGCGCTGGCCGTGGTGCTCCCGCTGGCCGTGCCCGGGATGACCGGTGGGCTGCTCAACCAGGTCGACTCGACCGGCAACGGCACCGGCAACGGGCGGCCCGGCCAGGGCGGCAGCCCCGGCCGGATCGACCTGTTCGCCGCGCTCAGCGGCCAGCTCAACCAGAGCGAGGTGGCCGAGATGGTCAAGGTGACCACCACCGAGCCGAGCCCGTTCTACCTGCGCTTCGGCGTCGCCGACGAGCTGCGGCCGGACGGCTTCCGGGTGCGCCCGCCCAACGGCCGGCGGGTGGACCGGGACCTGCCCGCCCCACCGGCCCGCCAGGGCGCCGAGCAGCAGCGGTACCAGGCCACCGTGGAGGTCACCCGCAACCTCGAGATGCCGCTCGTGCCGGTGTACGCCGACCCGGTCAACGTCGACGGTCTCAGCGGCAACTGGCTCTACGACTCGAACCTCGGGGTGGTCTTCTCCAACCGGGACAACTCCCGGGGCAAGCGCTACTCGTTCGAGTACGTCCGCTCGACGTTCACCCCGTCCGCCCTGCGCCGGGCCCGCTCCCTGCCCGCCGAGCACCCGATCGCCGTCCAGCAGACCCGGCGGCCGGCGGTGCAGCAGGTCGACCTGCTGGTGTCCCGGCTGGTCGAGGGCAAGCAGAACGACTACGACAAGGTCCGGGCGATCTACGACTACTTCTCCCGGGACAACGGCTTCAGCTACTCGCTGAGCACCAAGGGGGGCACCAGCGGCGAGGAGATCGTCGACTTCCTCACCAACAAGGTCGGCTACTGCCAGCAGTACGCGGCGGCGATGGCCTGGCTGGTGCGCTCCGCCGGCATCCCGGCCCGGGTGGCGTTCGGCTTCACCAACGGCACCAGCGCCGACGACGACACGTACGTGCTGACCAACCGCAACCTGCACGCCTGGACGGAGGTCTACTTCGACCAGCTGGGCTGGGTCCCGTTCGACGCGACCCCGGCGTACGCGGTGCAGGGCGCGAACCGCTCGGCCTGGGCCCCGGACAGCGACGCCCCGGACCCGGAGCCGTCGGAGACCAGCGCGCCGGGCGCCTCCCCGGAGGACCCGGCCGCCACGGCCGGGCCGGACCGGGAGGACGCCGCCGACCGGGACACCGACGCCGGCTTCGACGCGGCCGGCGGCGCCCCGACCCGGCGCGCGCCGAGCTGGCCCTGGTGGACGGCGGGCGCCGTGCTGGTGCTGATCGCCCTGCTCTGCCTACCGGCCCTGCGGCGGATGGCGCTGCGGCGTCGTCGCCACGGCCGGCCGGCCCGGGCGGTCGCCGCCGTCGCCGGTGCCGGCGGCCCGGACGGGGCGGGCGGGGCGGGCGCCGACGCGCCCGGCATGGTCGTGCTCGGCGCGGACCACGACCGGGCCCGCGCCGACGCGCACGCGGCCTGGGACGAGCTGCTGGACACGCTGGTCGACTACCGGGTACGCGTGGACCACACCGAGACGCCCCGGGCCACCGCCGAGCGGCTGGCCCGCGAGGCCGTCGCCGACGACACCGCGTCCGCGGCGGCGGTACGGCTGCTCGGCCGGGCGGAGGAGCGGGCCCGGTACGCCCGTGACCCGCTCACCGGTGAGCCGTTGCACCGGGCGTTGACAACGGTTCGGGGCGCCATCGCCGCCCGGTCGGACCGGCGCACCCGGTTCCTGGCGACTGTGCTGCCGCCGTCGGTGCTGCTGCGCTGGCGGCTGGCGGCGGCGGACTCGTCCTCCCGGCTGGTGGCGAGCGGCGGGCGGACCCGCTCACGGTTGCTGCGCTGGAACCCGCGCCGGCTGCTCGCCAACCGCTCCACCCGCCACGCCTGA
- a CDS encoding DUF58 domain-containing protein, translating to MRDGLRGLTTRGRSFLAAAVAAAVSAGILGEKDLLRVAVLLAVLPLLAALYVGRSRYKLACNRSLEPHRVPVGASSRVVLRLQNMSRLPTGTLLLEDRLPYALGSRPRVVLERLGALQASSVAYTVRADVRGRYEVGPLVVRLTDPFGLCELTRAFPSTDHLTVIPQVTPLPTVRLPGEYAGSGDSRARSVAVHGEDDAATREYRVGDDLRRVHWKSTARTGELMVRREEQPWESRATVVLDTRAFGHRGDGPTASFEWAVSAAASIAVHLRQSGYKLRLVTGSGADVDATELAGDGLLLDHLADVRLDQRGEVATLVQRVRQRSDGGLIIALLGAVSTVEAELLAGLRVNGATCVAFLLESSTWLNLPEKARAESERAHGAAALALLQGGWRVIGVDHGGRLPALWPQAARGSQGFALRAALAETVAGGVR from the coding sequence GTGCGCGACGGGCTGCGCGGCCTGACCACCCGCGGCCGCTCGTTCCTGGCGGCCGCGGTCGCGGCGGCGGTCTCCGCCGGCATCCTCGGCGAGAAGGACCTGCTGCGGGTGGCGGTGCTGCTCGCCGTCCTGCCGCTGCTCGCCGCGCTCTACGTCGGGCGCAGCCGCTACAAGCTGGCCTGCAACCGGTCGCTCGAGCCGCACCGGGTGCCGGTCGGGGCCAGCTCCCGGGTGGTGCTGCGCCTGCAGAACATGTCCCGCCTGCCCACCGGCACCCTGCTGCTGGAGGACCGGCTGCCGTACGCGCTGGGCAGCCGGCCCCGGGTGGTGCTGGAGCGACTCGGCGCGCTCCAGGCCAGTTCGGTGGCGTACACGGTCCGCGCCGACGTGCGCGGCCGGTACGAGGTGGGCCCGCTGGTGGTCCGGCTGACCGACCCGTTCGGGCTCTGCGAGCTGACCCGGGCCTTCCCCAGCACCGACCACCTGACCGTGATTCCCCAGGTCACCCCGCTGCCGACGGTCCGCCTCCCCGGCGAGTACGCCGGCAGCGGCGACAGCCGGGCCCGGTCGGTGGCGGTGCACGGCGAGGACGACGCCGCCACCCGGGAGTACCGGGTCGGCGACGACCTGCGCCGGGTGCACTGGAAGTCGACCGCCCGCACCGGTGAGCTGATGGTGCGCCGCGAGGAGCAGCCCTGGGAGAGCCGGGCCACCGTCGTGCTGGACACCCGGGCGTTCGGCCATCGCGGCGACGGCCCGACCGCCAGCTTCGAGTGGGCGGTCTCCGCCGCCGCGAGCATCGCGGTGCACCTGCGCCAGTCCGGCTACAAGCTGCGGCTGGTGACCGGCTCGGGTGCGGACGTGGACGCCACCGAGCTCGCCGGGGACGGCCTGCTCCTGGATCACCTGGCGGACGTCCGCCTCGACCAGCGCGGCGAGGTCGCCACCCTGGTGCAGCGGGTCCGGCAGCGCTCCGACGGCGGCCTGATCATCGCCCTGCTCGGTGCGGTGAGCACCGTCGAGGCCGAGCTGCTGGCCGGGCTGCGCGTCAACGGGGCGACCTGCGTCGCCTTCCTGTTGGAGAGCTCCACCTGGCTCAACCTGCCGGAGAAGGCCCGCGCCGAGTCGGAACGGGCGCACGGCGCGGCCGCGCTCGCCCTGCTCCAGGGCGGCTGGCGGGTGATCGGGGTGGACCACGGCGGCCGGCTGCCCGCGCTCTGGCCGCAGGCCGCCCGGGGCTCGCAGGGCTTCGCGTTGCGCGCGGCGCTCGCCGAGACGGTCGCCGGCGGCGTCCGATGA
- a CDS encoding AAA family ATPase, with protein sequence MTQQTWDEVGGLLPHDQFRAASEAIVANIEQVIEGKTATVRLALAVLLAEGHLLIEDVPGVGKTKLAKALARSIDCSVRRIQFTPDLLPSDVTGVSVYNQETHDFEFRPGAVFANLVVGDEINRASPKTQSALLECMEERQVTVDGVTYQLQTPFMVIATQNPIEMEGTYPLPEAQRDRFTARIAMGYPDPGAELAMLDGHGATDPLQELRPVSDAATVRQLIATVRQVHVADAVKQYAVDLVTATREAPDLRLGASPRATLQLLRTARAVAALEGRDYVLPDDLQALAVPVLAHRIIPTADAQLARRTTDAIVSELVHRLALPQERKRTPYDTPRPAAGNGRGPYEPRRP encoded by the coding sequence GTGACACAACAGACCTGGGACGAGGTGGGCGGCCTGCTGCCGCACGACCAGTTCCGCGCCGCCAGCGAAGCCATCGTGGCCAACATCGAGCAGGTCATCGAAGGCAAGACCGCGACCGTGCGCCTCGCCCTGGCCGTCCTGCTCGCCGAGGGACACCTCCTGATCGAGGACGTGCCGGGGGTCGGCAAGACCAAGCTGGCCAAGGCCCTCGCCCGCTCGATCGACTGCTCGGTCCGGCGCATCCAGTTCACCCCCGACCTGCTGCCCAGCGACGTCACCGGGGTCAGCGTCTACAACCAGGAGACGCACGACTTCGAGTTCCGTCCGGGCGCCGTCTTCGCCAACCTGGTGGTCGGCGACGAGATCAACCGGGCCTCGCCGAAGACCCAGTCGGCGCTGCTGGAGTGCATGGAGGAGCGGCAGGTCACCGTCGACGGGGTCACCTACCAGCTCCAGACGCCGTTCATGGTGATCGCCACCCAGAACCCGATCGAGATGGAGGGGACGTACCCCCTGCCGGAGGCCCAGCGCGACCGGTTCACCGCCCGGATCGCCATGGGCTACCCGGACCCCGGCGCCGAGCTGGCCATGCTGGACGGTCACGGCGCCACCGACCCGCTGCAGGAGCTGCGCCCGGTCTCCGACGCCGCGACGGTGCGCCAGCTGATCGCCACGGTCCGGCAGGTGCACGTCGCGGACGCGGTCAAGCAGTACGCGGTGGACCTGGTCACCGCCACCCGCGAGGCTCCCGACCTGCGCCTCGGCGCCTCCCCCCGCGCCACGCTCCAGCTGCTGCGCACCGCCCGCGCGGTCGCCGCGCTGGAGGGTCGCGACTACGTGCTCCCCGACGACCTGCAGGCGCTGGCGGTGCCGGTGCTGGCGCACCGGATCATCCCGACCGCCGACGCCCAGCTGGCCCGGCGCACCACCGACGCGATCGTCTCGGAGCTGGTGCACCGGCTGGCGCTGCCGCAGGAGCGCAAGCGCACCCCGTACGACACGCCGCGGCCCGCCGCGGGCAACGGCCGCGGGCCGTACGAGCCGCGGAGGCCGTGA